The genomic interval CCAGCGCCCAAAAGCATTCACGCCGCTCAGGGTTTCCGCTGCACCCGGGGCTATTTTAAATACCGTCCGGAATTTCAAAATACCAGCTCAAAAACTTCACTTTGAAAAACCCCGGATTATTCCGATATTGCTCCTGCTCAATACACTAATGAGTCTTACTAATGCTTTCCGCATGAAAAAAATGTTTCGCATTCTCAGTCTGGTGCTTGCCTCTTCGGTAAGTGCTTTTGCACAGCAAGCTGCTGTTGCCGTGGTTAGTCATACCAACGGACAAACGGTGCTTCGTATGCAAAGCGGTGCAGTAACCTTTACACAGGTAACCACGCCCCGCGGCAATGCCGTGCTTCCGCATGTGGCTGGTGGCACGCCCCTGCTCAAAACCGGCGCGCCCGAACTCGACAAACTTACCACCTCGGTAATCATTCCTGATCAGGGGCAGACCGAAATCGAAATCATCAGCAGCACCACACAGGAGTATCAGAATATTGATGTAGCGCCTTCAAAAGGTAATTTCGACCGCACCATCAATCCGGCATCCGTACCTTATACGTATGGCGAGGCTTACTCGCGCAACGAATATTATCCGGCTGCTCCTGCCGAACTCCGTGCGCCTTACATCGCGCGCGATTTCCGCGGACAAACCGTAGTCTTTCATCCCTTCCGCTACAATCCGGTAACCCGCACCCTGCTGGTTTATACTGAAATGGTGGTGAAAGTAAAAACCACCGCCGGCAAAGGACAAAACGAACTCAGCCGCTCAGGTTTCTCGCTTTCACCCGAATTCCGCGCCATTTACGGCCGTCAGTTCCTCAACTACCCGCAGGTAACCTCCACCTTCTACACACCCGTAGGCGAAACCGGCGAAATGCTGCTCATCGCTCCTGCATCCTACATGCCTACACTGCAACCGTTTATCGACTGGAAAATGCAGCGCGGCATTCAGGTAACTGCGGTTGATGTGGCCACAATTGGCAACAACGCTACGGCCATCAAAAACTACATTGCCAATTTCTACAACACGCATACCCTTGCCTTTGTACTGCTCGCCGGCGATGCGGCGCAGGTTACACCCTCACAAACTGCGGCAGGCCCGTCAGACAACGACTACGTATATATTCTCGGCAGCGACCATTATCCCGATTGCTTTATCGGTCGTTTCTCTGCCGAAAATACCACGCAGCTTGCCACTATGGTAAACCGCACCATCAGCTACGAGCGCAATCCGGTTGTGGATCCGCGCTATGCGCACTGCCTCGGCATTGCATCCGATCAGGGCCCCGGCGACGATAATGAAATGGACTACGAGCACGAACGCAACATAGGCAACCGCCTGCTCACCTTCAGCTACACCACTTTCCACGAAGTATATGATGGTTCGCAGGGCGGTGGCGATGCGCCGGGCAATCCCTCCGCAGCCGATGTTACTCCTGTAGTTAATGCAGGTGTGGGTATCATCAACTACACCGGCCACGGCTCTTCATCTTCATTCTCTACCACCGGCTTTTCAAGCAATAATGTCGATCAGCTCACCAATACAAATGTGTGGCCGTTCATCTTCTCTGTAGCCTGTGTGAATGGCGACTTTGTAAACAACACCTGCTTTGCCGAGCACTGGATCCGCGCCAAACACCCGGTTACCGATGCTCCCACCGGTGCAGTAGCCGTTATCATGTCAACCATCAACCAAAGCTGGAATCCGCCCATGGAAGGGCAGGACGAGATGAATGACATTATGATCGAAACCTATGCATCAAACATTAAACGCAGCTTTGGCGGCATTACCATGAACGGCTGCATGAAAATGAACGATACCTACGGCGGCGGTGGCGAAGACATGACCGACACCTGGACCATTTTCGGCGATCCTTCGGTAATGGTGCGCACAAAAGACGCATCGTCAATGACCGTAACCCACGCCCCGAGCATGATTCTCGGCGCCACCTCATTTACCGCATCCTGCAACGTAAACGATGCCATTGTTACGCTCTGGCAGGCCGGACAAATTCTCGGCAGCGGTGTGGTAAGCGGTGGTAACGTTACCGTAAATTTTGCATCGCCCGTATCATCAACCGCACAGGTAACACTTACCGCTGTAGCATTCAACTACACACCTTATCAGGGCCCGGTAAACGTAATTCCGCCTGCCGGCCCGTATGTGCAGAATACACTTGTAACGGTAAACGATCCCACAGGCAACAACAACAACCTGGCCGATTACAGTGAAACCGTTACGCTTGATGTAACGCTGCAAAACATCGGCGTGGCATCGGCGGGCAACGTTACTGCAGTGCTCAGCACAACAGATGCCAACGTAACCATTACCGACAACACCGAGAACTACGGCAACATGAATGCCAGCGCCACTCAGTTGCAGGCCAATGCCTACGGACTTACCATTGCTAACAACGTGGCCGATCAGCACATTGTGCCCTTTACACTCACCATTACCGATGCGGCGGCCAACACGTGGACATCCAGCTTCAACCTTGTGCTTCAGGCTCCGGTGCTCACTACCGGCTCGCTCAGCATCAACGATCCGCTGGGCAACAGCAACAATGCAATGGATGCCGGCGAAACATTCAACGTACTTATTCCTACCGGCAACACCGGCCATAGCAATTCAGTAAATGCAGTGGGCGTACTCAGCAGCACAAGTCCGTTCATTACCATCAACAACAATAACCTGCCGCTGGGTGTAATTAACGTAAACGGTACTATCAATGCCGTGTTCAGCGTTACCCTTTCATCTTCCGCGTCAATAGGCGCTGCTGTAGATCTCAGCTACACGGTTACCGCAGGCAGCTACTCGGCCACTGCAAACTACCAGGAATTTGTGGGCATTGCTACCGAAACATTTGAAAGCAATTCTTACACCCAGTTCCCCTGGACACTTGCCGGCAACCTGCCGTGGTTTACCACTACCGACAATGCACTCGATGGCATTTATTGCTCTAAATCCGGTGCAATCGGTAATTCACAAACTTCGGAAATGGCCATTACCGCCAACGTACTTGCCAACGACAGCATTGCATTCTGGTACGCTGTTTCGTCTGAGGATTCCTACGACTTCCTGAAGTTTTACATTGACAACCAGATGGTAGGCAGCTGGAGCGGCGCAGTGAACTGGTCGTATATTGCCTTCCCGGTTACCGCCGGCACACACACTTTCCGCTGGGTGTATGAAAAAGATTATGTGTACGACGACGGACAGGATTGTGCCTGGGTTGATAACGTAACCTTCCCGCCGGCACAGCTCAACGTAGGTATAAACGAACTGCCCGGCACCAATGTACTGAGCATGTATCCCAACCCTGCCGCTGAAAATGTAACCTTTAGCTGGAACGCCGCACAAAACGGCATGGTTGAAATGACCGTGTTTGATGCTGCCGGACGTGCAGTAGCCGCACCGCTCAGCCGCAGCGTATTTACCGCCGGCGAACAGCGCTTTGTATGGTCAACCGAAAACCTGAACAGCGGTGTGTACTTTGTTCGCTTTACGGTTGATGGAAAAACTACAGTTTCAAAACTGGTGAAACAATAATTAACCTTCCTTGAAAACGCCAACGGCTGCCTGATCGTCAGGCAGCCGTTGGCGTTTTAGCATAAGTATGAATCACTGCTTGTCTGAAACCGGAAACCACTCACGTTCACTCCGGTAAACGGTGCCTTTGAAAAGGGCAACCGTATTTCCGGCAGCATTGCGCACAGTTATGTGGTAAATGGCAATTTTATTGGTCAGACTCATTTCCTCGGCTGTGGCGGTAATTACATCGCCGGCTTTGAGCTTTTCGGTATGCGAGATGGAAGTTTCTACAGATACCGACATACGCCCGTGTGCATTTACCGCAAAAGCAAGCGCACTATCTGCCAGCGAGTAAGTGATGCCGCCGTGTGCAATGCCAAAACCATTGGTCATTTCGGGGCGCACAGTCATGCGCAGCACACAATTACCCGGCGCCACTTTTACACGTTCAATGCCAAGCCACTGGCTGAATGCATCGCCGTTGTACATTTTATCCACTACGCTGCGGGCAAGTTCGGGCTGTTCCATGGCTTAAAGATAAAAATCCCGCAGCTTTCGCCACGGGATTTTTGTGTGTAAAAGCAATGCCCGGTAATCCTGATTTATGCTTCACACACGGTTTCTTTGCGCATAAAAACTACCGATGCTGTCACGAACGAAGTGCTTGCAGCGTATGCAGCTGCGTCTGCTTTCCGCAGCTTAAAACTGTTGCAACACGAAGGCATGAGTGACCCTTCAGCAATAAACTTCCCCCCACGTAACGTAAACTTTTTGCTGCCCACGGTGAGTGTTTCACCCTCACGCATTTTGGCAAGATCCTCAAGATCTTTCTCCATCAGATGCACCGAGCCGCCTGTGGCGCGCGCAATATTCAAATACGCCGGATTGATAAAATACTGTGCCCCGCAAAGAATAATTCGCACCGGCCTGTTCAGTTTCATAAGCAGCGATGTATCGCGCGGTGTGGCCCAGTTATCGGCTATCATTACCAACTCGCCGCCTTGTGCTTTGTCTGATGAGTTTTGCGTATAAATCAGCGCCTCCAGATTATTTTCAGGCCCGTCGCCCCCACAACCGGCATTCATGGTTTTGCGCATGGTTTCATATACTTCTGCAAACCGCCCGGTAGTGGTTTCATAAATTCCACCGGTCTCTCCGATCTTCTTCATATTATCCATCTTCAGATCACCGTCATTGAAAAACACAAAACGTTTCACCTTTTTGTCGTCCGTGTTCATTTTGTACCACGCCATAAGCTGTGAAGTGTAGGGCGACATGCTTCCGGTAGCATCGCACACCACTTCCATCTGCGTCCATTTTTTATTGCGGCGGAAAATACGCTGCACCAGTGTATCAGTGCCAAAAATGGCAAGCGCCGTGAGCGATTTTACCATCGGGCGGAGTACTTCTACTGCCCGTGGTTTGGAACCGGTGTAAAAATCAAACAGCATTTCGGTCCGGGGCGAATCGGAAGGCATGGCTCCGAGAAAGTAACGATCAAGCGCAGTAAGTTCCATCGCTACCGATTCTTTGGATACCGGCATGATCCACTGAATCACAAAGCCGTGAAAAAAATTATTCAGCTCACCCGCTTTTCCTGTACCTTTTTGCGACACCAGCTTCCACGTTACGGTAGGCATCAGCGCCTCGGGCAAAATTTTATTCAACTGATGCAGCCGCTGCCAGTTTAAATGCCGCTGATCAAAAAGCGAATCGCCGGGCGACTCGGTATATACAAGTTCAATTTTTTCGATACGCCCGGCTTTAATACTGTCGATGAGCTTTGTCTTTTTCAGCGTTTCGGTGCTGAAACGCGAATAAATAATACTCGTTTTCCGGCCGCCCGGCGCCTCTGTGGCCTTGTATTTAGCCACCGATGCGGGTTTCTGATTCAGTATGCGGTCGGTTTGTTTGCTGATTTGTGCAGATACCGGCGCGCAAAAGCACATCAGGCCGGCGAATAAGGAAAATAAAACAGGTTTCATGATCGTGTATTTATCCTCTTAATACCGGAAGAGGGTAAAAGGTAACCACTGCCTGAAAATATTTTTTGGGGGAGTATGAAAGATGAAAAATATAGCGATAAAAAAAGGGGGGGGCTAAATCAGTTTATCATCAACTCATCCGTCACCATTATAAAACGTTCATCGCGCAGAATAAATCGCTGCCGACCGATCTGCACATACTCTCCGTCCTTCATCGTTCCAAGATTATTGATATCCTGATTTACGGTGTGTAGCGAACCACCAGTTTGCCGCGCCAGAAAGAGGTAATCAATATTTACTCCGGTGCGCGATCCGCAAAGGATAATGTGTACAGGGCGGTTCAGCTTTTCGAAAAGTTCGAGATCGCGCGGACTGGCCCAGTTGTCGGCAATGAGTACAATTTCGGTGGTGGCGGGAAATTGTTTGAGTGCGGCCAGCAGGGCTTCAATGTAGTTTTCGGGAATGTCGCCGCCATCGCCGGCGTGCATGCACTCGGCTGCTTTGCGGCATACAGTATCAAAATCGCCGCTCATTACCGGATACAGGCCGCCGGTTTTGCCGTTTGTTTTCTGGCCGGTGCGTTTATTATCGCCATCGTTAAAAAAGAGGTAATGTTTGCAGCGGCCCGATGCCTGCGTTTGCTCAATCCACGCAAAGAGCTGGGCCGTATAGGGCGACATGCTTCCCGTTACATCACACACAATGGCAATGTTGCTCCAGTTGTTTCGCCGCAGCGTACTCATAATTACCGAGTCTGGATTGTGTTTGCTGTAGCCGCTGAGTAAGCGCGAGCGTGGCCCGGCCGCAAACAGCGAATCTTCCGAAAGCGTAATGGAAAGGCGGCGGCGATGATCCATTACACGCTCGGTATAGGCAATGGTGGTGTGTGCACTGTCGGTCCAGCGCGCTTCTACCACAGTGCCGTCGCTGTGCGATGCGCGCAGGTAAAAACGCAGGCTGTCGTCGGGAATGCTGCGGCGTATGCGCACAGGCACACCGCCCATTGTTACAATGCCCGTAGTGCCTTTAAGTATTCCGCCGCCGGACGTAGTGCCACTGCTGCCGGTTGTGCCGCCTGTTACCACACTCCCGCCGTCTCCGGGCGGTTTTCCAAGCAGCGAATCGAGAAAACGCAGCTCTTTGCGCGTAAGTTCGGGCGAGGCTGTTTCGCGCACCACCACCACAAAGCCGTGAAAAAATGTGCGTCCGCTTGCAGGCGACGTTGCGCCGGTTTGCCCCACCAGCCGCCATTCGGTAAGCGCATTGGCAAATATCGCCGGCACCTGTCGCTGCAATTCATCCAGGCGGCGGTTGTTTAATGTTTGCTGGTCAAACCGCGGCGACACCGCAAACTGCGTGTACACCAGATCCACGCGCTCCACCTGTTTACCCCGCAACGATGCCGCCTGCCGTGCATCCACAAAAGCCGACGAAGCAAACGGCATTTCAAGCCACAACACCTGCCGCCCGGCCAGCACGGCTTCAGGCGAATACTTCACCGGCTGCAAGCCGGTGCGCGCAAGCTGCGCAGCCACAGCCGCCCGGTTTTGCGCAGGAAGAACTGCACTAAGCATACAGAAAAAACATACAACGGCAAGGCGCATCTGTCCTAATAATTCCGAACGATCCGAAAAGATACACCACATACACTGAAAACGTTTACCCCTCGGTTTTCGCATCGCCACCTCAAATAACTTTCAAAATCAGTTTACGCTCAAACTGCCGGTTGGTTTCAGAATACACTTTCACTTCCACGCTGCCCGAAGCACGCTGAATAATATTTTCAGGTATCACAATCACCGTTTCACTTCCGGCACCAAGATCAAGCTGCTGCAAAGATTCTGTAACTACTTTCGACGTGTTGCGGTCTGTAAACTGCAGCGTGTAAGCATAACTATCAGCCTCTGAACCTTCGTTGGTTACAGCAAAAGCAGTAATACCATTATTACCGGTCATTTGCCGCACAGTAAAAAAACACGGATAAAGCGATGAGGCATAATGCACGCGTGTGTGCTGAAACTCCTCAAACAGTTTACTGCGCGGATTCCAGTTTTCGCAGTAGGCCTGCCACACAATGGCTTTATCGGGCGTTACCTCCAGCACACTCGCCAGCGATCCGCCGCCGATAAGAATATTTCCGTTGCGCAGCATTTCTGCATTGCCATACTTTGTGGCGTTGCGGGTATAACCTGCATCGCGCCGCAAGTCAAATTCCCAGAGCGTAATCAGCTCGTTACTACCCGGCTTCATTTGCATGAGTTGTACCGATGAATTCCCTTTGTTACGCAGCGAATCGCCATTGTTGTTGAACAAAAGCAGCGAATCGCCGTTCAACACATTTACATCATGCTGGTTCGAAAAATTACCCGTGTAGCGGGCCAGCACTTTTCCTGTCATCCGCTCAATCTTAAGCACAATGCCAAGCATTCTGAAACCGGCATACACAAACTGCCCCGTGGCATCTGTACTAATACTGCTCAGAAAGGCTTTCGAATAGGGCGTACCTCCCTTTCCCGGATTCACAAGTATTTCTTGTTCTTTGAAATAGTTGCGGGATGACCACATCCAGGTTTGCTTCCCCATCCAGTTGTATTCGGTAATGTAAGGGTAGTTTAACACAACTGTATCGCCGCCGTTTACCACTGTTTTCACCGCTTCATTGCCCAGCGTAAGGTAATTGCCGGCAGCAGTGCGTATCAGGTTGCCATGATAATAATCGGTTCCTGAATTTTTGCGGATTGCCTTATTGTTGGGCCCGGTCCACAAAATTTTTCCGTCCACATCAACTTCAAACACACTTTGCGCCGCAATAAATGTAAACGTTCCCTGCGGCGTAATCCGCAAATCGCGCACAATATCCCCCCGCCCTATTTTCTCATCTACTGCAGGAACCACCCATACTATTTGTCCGTTCCGGTCATAAACCGCCCGTGCAAAATCAATGGCAACAAGACCGCTATCAGAGGTCGTATTTTTTGTTACACGTAAAATATTCCGTTGCGAATCGTTCCAGTTTTCAACTGCAGTGGTAAACTCGAGATATTGTGATTTTGAAATGGATTTACCTTCCTTGTTCAATGCAATTACCATCCAGCGGTAACTTGTACCCAGCTTCAGGTTTTTAATCAACGTAGCCGTTGAATAATCATTTTGCTCTGCAACAGTTATATACAGGGGCTC from Bacteroidota bacterium carries:
- a CDS encoding hotdog fold thioesterase, which translates into the protein MEQPELARSVVDKMYNGDAFSQWLGIERVKVAPGNCVLRMTVRPEMTNGFGIAHGGITYSLADSALAFAVNAHGRMSVSVETSISHTEKLKAGDVITATAEEMSLTNKIAIYHITVRNAAGNTVALFKGTVYRSEREWFPVSDKQ
- a CDS encoding T9SS type A sorting domain-containing protein; this encodes MKKMFRILSLVLASSVSAFAQQAAVAVVSHTNGQTVLRMQSGAVTFTQVTTPRGNAVLPHVAGGTPLLKTGAPELDKLTTSVIIPDQGQTEIEIISSTTQEYQNIDVAPSKGNFDRTINPASVPYTYGEAYSRNEYYPAAPAELRAPYIARDFRGQTVVFHPFRYNPVTRTLLVYTEMVVKVKTTAGKGQNELSRSGFSLSPEFRAIYGRQFLNYPQVTSTFYTPVGETGEMLLIAPASYMPTLQPFIDWKMQRGIQVTAVDVATIGNNATAIKNYIANFYNTHTLAFVLLAGDAAQVTPSQTAAGPSDNDYVYILGSDHYPDCFIGRFSAENTTQLATMVNRTISYERNPVVDPRYAHCLGIASDQGPGDDNEMDYEHERNIGNRLLTFSYTTFHEVYDGSQGGGDAPGNPSAADVTPVVNAGVGIINYTGHGSSSSFSTTGFSSNNVDQLTNTNVWPFIFSVACVNGDFVNNTCFAEHWIRAKHPVTDAPTGAVAVIMSTINQSWNPPMEGQDEMNDIMIETYASNIKRSFGGITMNGCMKMNDTYGGGGEDMTDTWTIFGDPSVMVRTKDASSMTVTHAPSMILGATSFTASCNVNDAIVTLWQAGQILGSGVVSGGNVTVNFASPVSSTAQVTLTAVAFNYTPYQGPVNVIPPAGPYVQNTLVTVNDPTGNNNNLADYSETVTLDVTLQNIGVASAGNVTAVLSTTDANVTITDNTENYGNMNASATQLQANAYGLTIANNVADQHIVPFTLTITDAAANTWTSSFNLVLQAPVLTTGSLSINDPLGNSNNAMDAGETFNVLIPTGNTGHSNSVNAVGVLSSTSPFITINNNNLPLGVINVNGTINAVFSVTLSSSASIGAAVDLSYTVTAGSYSATANYQEFVGIATETFESNSYTQFPWTLAGNLPWFTTTDNALDGIYCSKSGAIGNSQTSEMAITANVLANDSIAFWYAVSSEDSYDFLKFYIDNQMVGSWSGAVNWSYIAFPVTAGTHTFRWVYEKDYVYDDGQDCAWVDNVTFPPAQLNVGINELPGTNVLSMYPNPAAENVTFSWNAAQNGMVEMTVFDAAGRAVAAPLSRSVFTAGEQRFVWSTENLNSGVYFVRFTVDGKTTVSKLVKQ